The window AGACCGGCATCAAGGTGGTGGACCTGCTCACCCCGTACGTGAAGGGCGGCAAGATCGGCCTCTTCGGCGGCGCCGGGGTGGGGAAGACGGTGGTCATCCAGGAGCTCATCCACAACATCGCCATGGGGCACGGCGGCCGCTCGGTGTTCGCCGGCGTGGGCGAGCGCACCCGCGAGGGCACCGACCTGTGGCTGGAGTTCCGCGAGGCGGGGCTCATCAAGGACGACAACCTCCCCGAGAGCAGCGTGGCCCTGGTCTACGGCCAGATGAACGAGCCGCCGGGGGCGCGGCTGCGCGTGGCGCTCGCGGGGCTCACCGTGGCCGAGTACTTCCGCGACGTCGAGAAGCAGGACGTGCTCTTCTTCATCGATAACATCTTCCGCTTCACCCAGGCGGGGAGCGAGGTGTCGGCGCTGCTGGGCCGCATGCCGAGCGCGGTGGGGTACCAGCCCACGCTGGCCACCGAGATGGGCGCGCTGCAGGAGCGGATCACCTCCACGCGCGAGGGATCGATCACCTCGGTGCAGGCCATCTACGTCCCCGCCGACGACCTGACCGACCCGGCGCCGGCCACGGCGTTCGCGCACCTGGACGCGACGACGGTCTTGAGCCGCGCGCTGACGGAGATCGGCATCTACCCGGCGGTGGACCCGCTCGACTCCACCAGCCGCATCGTGGACCCGCAGTTCATCGGGCAGCGGCACTACGACGTGGCCACCGCGGTGCAGCGCATCCTGCAGCGCTACAAGGAGCTGCAGGACATCATCGCCATCCTGGGGATGGACGAGCTCACCGAGGAGGACAAGGTGATCGTGGGCCGGGCGCGGCGCATCCAGCGCTTCCTGTCGCAGCCCTTCCACGTGGCCGAGCAGTTCACCGGCACGCCGGGCAAGTACGTGAAGCTGGAGGACACCATCTCCTCGTTCGAGCGCGTGGTGTCGGGCGAGTTCGACCACCTCCCCGAGCAGGCCTTCTACATGGTGGGCGGCATCGACGAGGCGGTGGAGAAGGCCCGCAAGCTGGAGCAGGGGGCCTGATGGCCGCCGCGGGCGGAGGCGCGGAGGGCGCCGGGACGCTGCACGTGGTGGTGCTCTCCCCCGAGCAGACGGTGTACGAGGGCGAGGCCACGCAGGTGGTGGCGCCCGCCAGCAACGGCTACCTGGGCATCCTGCGCGGCCACGCGCCGCTGATGGCGCTGCTGGGCGAAGGGGTGCTGCGGGTGGACAACGGCCGCGACAGCCGCAAGTTCAACGTGGCGGGCGGCTTCCTCCAGGTGGTCGACGACGTGGTGACGGTGCTCAGCGAGCGCGCCTCCGCGGCCTGAGTGAGCGTCGCACCAACCAGAAAGACGAAGCCCC is drawn from Longimicrobium sp. and contains these coding sequences:
- the atpC gene encoding ATP synthase F1 subunit epsilon; the protein is MAAAGGGAEGAGTLHVVVLSPEQTVYEGEATQVVAPASNGYLGILRGHAPLMALLGEGVLRVDNGRDSRKFNVAGGFLQVVDDVVTVLSERASAA
- the atpD gene encoding F0F1 ATP synthase subunit beta, which codes for MAATAPERATVRAATPAVGRVVQVIGPVVDAEFESGLPEIYRALRIRQPAAEGRPALDVTLEVQQHIGRNQVRAVAMEPTDGVVRGMEVVDTGAYIRIPVGRSALGRILNVLGEPVDERGAVPADAERWPIHRPAPAFVALEPKTEVLETGIKVVDLLTPYVKGGKIGLFGGAGVGKTVVIQELIHNIAMGHGGRSVFAGVGERTREGTDLWLEFREAGLIKDDNLPESSVALVYGQMNEPPGARLRVALAGLTVAEYFRDVEKQDVLFFIDNIFRFTQAGSEVSALLGRMPSAVGYQPTLATEMGALQERITSTREGSITSVQAIYVPADDLTDPAPATAFAHLDATTVLSRALTEIGIYPAVDPLDSTSRIVDPQFIGQRHYDVATAVQRILQRYKELQDIIAILGMDELTEEDKVIVGRARRIQRFLSQPFHVAEQFTGTPGKYVKLEDTISSFERVVSGEFDHLPEQAFYMVGGIDEAVEKARKLEQGA